From Saccharothrix espanaensis DSM 44229, the proteins below share one genomic window:
- a CDS encoding 4-hydroxybenzoate 3-monooxygenase, whose translation MDGARERTTVVVVGAGVAGLTVANLVHRNGIGCVVLERHDRAHVEGRQRAGVIDHAAEQVYLRAGLDDLLAGARRSGTLEFRVDGVPRRFDAAAHADGRVGRLIPQQLLVRRLISTFVDGGGDLRFAAHDVALHDIDGDRPHVTYRDADGVPRRLDADFLAGCDGFHGVSRASIPPDALTTYRHADEVGWFTVLTDSPPPALPLLALSPHGFAAHFGRGPAAGRFYLQCRPGEDLAAWTDDRVWRQLRLRLADEDLVAGPIVAKAVIDARSFVVDPMAHGRLFLVGDAAHIVPPLGGKGMNLAIADAGVLARALSAAVHDDDPGPLREYSATCLRRVWHDQEFSRWLGEVVFHGSDPATAGPFRWRLARARLDRLFTSPAAARAFAESTAGPT comes from the coding sequence GTGGACGGAGCACGCGAGAGGACGACCGTGGTGGTCGTGGGTGCCGGGGTCGCGGGACTGACCGTGGCGAACCTGGTGCATCGGAACGGAATCGGCTGCGTGGTGCTGGAACGGCACGACCGGGCGCACGTGGAAGGGCGGCAGCGGGCCGGGGTGATCGACCACGCCGCCGAACAGGTCTACCTCCGGGCCGGGCTGGACGACCTGTTGGCCGGCGCGCGCCGTTCCGGCACGCTGGAGTTCCGGGTCGACGGGGTGCCCCGGCGGTTCGACGCCGCCGCGCACGCGGACGGCCGGGTCGGGCGCCTGATCCCGCAGCAGCTGCTGGTGCGACGGCTGATCTCGACGTTCGTCGACGGCGGCGGCGACCTCCGGTTCGCGGCGCACGACGTGGCGCTGCATGACATCGACGGCGACCGGCCGCACGTCACCTACCGCGACGCGGACGGCGTGCCCCGCCGGCTGGACGCGGACTTCCTCGCCGGGTGCGACGGGTTCCACGGCGTGAGCCGGGCGAGCATCCCGCCGGACGCCCTCACCACCTACCGGCACGCCGACGAGGTCGGGTGGTTCACCGTGCTCACCGATTCGCCGCCGCCGGCGCTCCCGTTGCTCGCGCTGAGCCCGCACGGGTTCGCCGCGCACTTCGGTCGCGGGCCGGCGGCCGGCCGGTTCTACCTCCAGTGCCGGCCCGGCGAGGACCTGGCGGCGTGGACCGACGACCGGGTGTGGCGGCAGTTGCGGCTGCGACTGGCCGACGAGGACCTGGTGGCCGGTCCGATCGTGGCGAAGGCGGTGATCGACGCGCGCAGCTTCGTGGTCGACCCGATGGCGCACGGCAGGCTGTTCCTGGTCGGGGATGCCGCGCACATCGTGCCTCCCCTGGGCGGCAAGGGGATGAACCTGGCGATCGCGGACGCGGGCGTGCTGGCGCGGGCGCTGTCCGCCGCCGTGCACGACGACGACCCGGGCCCGCTGCGCGAGTACTCGGCGACCTGCCTGCGCCGGGTGTGGCACGACCAGGAGTTCTCGCGGTGGCTGGGCGAGGTGGTCTTCCACGGCTCGGACCCGGCCACCGCCGGGCCGTTCCGGTGGCGGCTCGCCCGCGCGCGGCTCGACCGGCTGTTCACCTCACCCGCCGCCGCGCGGGCGTTCGCGGAGTCGACGGCCGGCCCGACCTGA
- a CDS encoding cyclase family protein, whose translation MNPDLLRNYLARHRAGRRDVLRLAGAVGAASAAGLVGAAPAGAEPAAEPAGGRWDDVPFDYADPANLADWAPSRYGRDDQRGALNEVTPAKTAAALGLLRARRDVTTYNLGELLWNGFPAFRTDPRRTYEQRLTIWGYPPPPGFQEEGGILVSLDPLGRNRVSVHEERFEAEFSAKGPKPLATTFQIGTQTDNLNHVGAAEFFYNGLRGPDIARGHGTTRLGAEHVGPVVTRGVLLDVLGVKLARGRVADLAEPAANGRPLLRENYRITVEDIRDALEFGGVDRIEPGDAVLFHTGWSHLLARRDPADLARWEGSRGLPGIYLREARWLARHRPALVGGDTWALEVLGNPVNDDGTAFPVHQELLMRHGIRIGESYVVHELAADRVHEFVFIVTPQYSEGATAGNTPPAALGQPRRR comes from the coding sequence GTGAACCCGGACCTGCTGCGCAACTACCTCGCCCGGCACCGGGCGGGACGCCGTGACGTGCTCCGGTTGGCCGGTGCCGTCGGTGCCGCCAGTGCCGCCGGCCTGGTCGGAGCGGCACCGGCCGGAGCCGAGCCCGCCGCCGAGCCCGCCGGCGGGCGGTGGGACGACGTGCCGTTCGACTACGCCGACCCGGCGAACCTGGCCGACTGGGCACCCAGCCGGTACGGGCGCGACGACCAGCGCGGCGCGCTCAACGAGGTCACCCCGGCCAAGACCGCGGCGGCGCTGGGCCTGCTGCGGGCGCGCCGTGACGTCACGACCTACAACCTCGGCGAGTTGCTGTGGAACGGCTTCCCGGCGTTCCGCACCGACCCGCGCCGCACCTACGAGCAGCGGCTCACGATCTGGGGCTACCCGCCGCCGCCCGGCTTCCAGGAGGAGGGCGGCATCCTGGTGTCGCTCGACCCGCTGGGGCGCAACCGGGTCAGCGTCCACGAGGAGCGCTTCGAGGCGGAGTTCTCGGCCAAGGGCCCGAAACCGCTGGCCACCACGTTCCAGATCGGCACCCAGACGGACAACCTGAACCACGTCGGCGCGGCCGAGTTCTTCTACAACGGCTTGCGCGGGCCGGACATCGCGCGTGGCCACGGCACCACCCGGCTCGGCGCGGAGCACGTCGGACCGGTGGTCACCCGGGGCGTGCTGCTCGACGTGCTGGGCGTCAAGCTCGCCCGGGGTCGGGTGGCGGACCTGGCGGAGCCGGCGGCCAACGGCCGCCCGCTGCTGCGCGAGAACTACCGGATCACCGTGGAGGACATCAGGGACGCGCTGGAGTTCGGCGGCGTCGACCGGATCGAACCCGGTGACGCCGTGCTCTTCCACACCGGCTGGAGCCACCTGCTGGCCCGCCGCGACCCGGCCGACCTGGCCCGCTGGGAGGGCTCGCGCGGGCTGCCCGGCATCTACCTGCGCGAGGCGCGCTGGCTGGCGCGGCACCGGCCCGCGCTGGTAGGCGGTGACACGTGGGCGCTGGAGGTGCTGGGCAACCCGGTCAACGACGACGGAACCGCGTTCCCGGTGCACCAGGAGTTGCTGATGCGCCATGGCATCCGCATCGGCGAGTCCTACGTGGTGCACGAGCTCGCGGCCGACCGCGTCCACGAGTTCGTGTTCATCGTGACGCCCCAGTACTCCGAGGGCGCGACCGCCGGCAACACCCCGCCGGCCGCGCTGGGCCAACCCCGACGCCGCTGA
- a CDS encoding nitrilase-related carbon-nitrogen hydrolase: MGCDREPVWRVAAAVACGAVLFFFGTGFDPVPVLTWLAPLPVLLVAARLPAWAAIVAAFLSYALGTANSWAFQLRSHDEPMWPVGVVINVGMSVVFVLAVWAFRHQVRRRRPVLAAFAAPAVWTGALYVVSVTNPMGLMGTFANHQADVPVVVQAAAVAGMWGVEFLVVLLPAAIAAAVSARSAPAATAIGLVVLVLGASALRLAGDDGPAAKVAAVATNQRTWAPDLATPEGRDLAAGYAAAIGDLPGGLDVVVLPEQSFRPTDARPAVLADTLGRAARDHGTDVVVGFAHWSGNAKFNYALVFPADGGEPLRYLKHHDTVSPGGEDLLLLPDGRTGVEICFDVNFRDPSRAYAAAGARLLAVPASDEDDNGWQHSRMALLRGVENGLAVVWSGRTGTVMISDDRGRVLADARTGGATPFTAVVADVPVGSGSTPYTRFGNWFAYLCLVVAVGVLFVRRRGIRRAPEES, translated from the coding sequence ATGGGTTGCGACCGTGAACCGGTGTGGCGGGTCGCGGCGGCCGTGGCGTGCGGTGCGGTGTTGTTCTTCTTCGGCACGGGGTTCGACCCGGTCCCGGTGTTGACGTGGCTCGCGCCGTTGCCCGTGCTGCTCGTCGCCGCCCGGTTACCGGCGTGGGCCGCGATCGTCGCCGCGTTCCTGTCCTACGCCTTGGGGACGGCCAACAGCTGGGCGTTCCAACTGCGTTCACACGACGAGCCGATGTGGCCGGTCGGGGTCGTGATCAACGTGGGCATGTCGGTGGTGTTCGTGCTCGCGGTGTGGGCGTTCCGCCACCAGGTCCGGCGTCGCCGACCGGTCTTGGCCGCGTTCGCGGCTCCTGCCGTGTGGACCGGGGCGCTGTACGTGGTGTCGGTGACCAACCCGATGGGGTTGATGGGGACTTTCGCCAACCACCAGGCGGACGTGCCGGTCGTCGTGCAGGCCGCCGCCGTGGCCGGGATGTGGGGCGTCGAGTTCCTGGTGGTGCTGCTGCCCGCCGCGATCGCCGCCGCCGTCAGCGCCCGCTCGGCCCCTGCCGCCACGGCGATCGGGCTCGTGGTCCTCGTTCTCGGCGCGAGTGCCTTGCGCCTGGCCGGTGACGACGGGCCGGCGGCGAAGGTCGCGGCGGTCGCGACCAACCAGCGGACGTGGGCGCCGGACCTGGCCACACCCGAAGGCCGGGACTTGGCCGCCGGGTACGCCGCGGCGATCGGCGACCTGCCCGGCGGTCTCGACGTGGTCGTGCTGCCGGAGCAGTCGTTCCGCCCGACCGACGCCCGGCCGGCGGTGCTCGCGGACACGCTCGGCCGGGCCGCGCGCGACCACGGCACCGATGTCGTGGTCGGCTTCGCGCACTGGAGCGGGAACGCGAAGTTCAACTACGCCTTGGTCTTCCCGGCCGACGGCGGAGAACCCCTGCGGTACCTGAAGCACCACGACACGGTCAGTCCCGGGGGCGAGGACCTCCTGCTGCTGCCCGACGGCCGCACGGGCGTGGAGATCTGCTTCGACGTCAACTTCCGCGACCCGAGCCGGGCCTACGCCGCGGCCGGTGCGCGCCTGCTCGCCGTTCCCGCGTCGGACGAGGACGACAACGGGTGGCAGCACAGCAGGATGGCGTTGCTGCGCGGCGTGGAGAACGGTCTGGCGGTGGTCTGGTCGGGCCGGACCGGGACCGTGATGATCTCCGACGATCGCGGGCGGGTCCTCGCCGACGCCCGCACCGGTGGCGCGACACCGTTCACCGCGGTCGTCGCCGACGTCCCGGTCGGGTCCGGCTCGACGCCGTACACGCGCTTCGGCAACTGGTTCGCGTACCTGTGCCTCGTGGTCGCGGTGGGAGTTCTCTTCGTACGGCGACGGGGTATCCGGCGCGCCCCCGAAGAGTCCTGA
- a CDS encoding GNAT family N-acetyltransferase, producing the protein MSSFPVIPGTDLPTDLPTDLTTDRLVLRQWTSDDVDAVVAGTRLPHWAADFPAEGDLVIAGLFAGHPGWLGPHGHRLLVERDSGLVVGSIGLFWPPHEGAVEIGYGVVPSRRGLGFASEATRRLAEFAFTAPEVRVVHATVELANPASARVLAKAGFRHVHTDDVQRTARYEVRP; encoded by the coding sequence ATGTCCTCGTTTCCCGTGATCCCGGGCACTGACCTGCCCACGGACCTGCCCACCGACCTGACCACTGACCGCCTGGTCCTGCGCCAGTGGACGTCCGACGACGTCGACGCGGTGGTGGCGGGTACCCGTCTCCCGCACTGGGCGGCGGACTTCCCCGCCGAAGGCGACCTCGTCATCGCCGGGCTGTTCGCCGGGCACCCCGGCTGGCTCGGTCCGCACGGCCACCGCCTGCTCGTCGAACGTGACAGCGGGCTGGTCGTCGGGTCGATCGGGCTGTTCTGGCCGCCGCACGAGGGTGCGGTGGAGATCGGCTACGGCGTCGTGCCGTCGCGGCGCGGGCTCGGGTTCGCGTCGGAGGCGACCCGCCGCCTGGCGGAGTTCGCGTTCACCGCGCCGGAGGTCCGGGTCGTGCACGCCACCGTGGAACTGGCGAACCCGGCCTCGGCCAGGGTGCTGGCGAAGGCCGGGTTCCGGCACGTGCACACCGATGACGTGCAGCGCACGGCCCGTTACGAGGTGCGGCCGTAG
- a CDS encoding ABC transporter ATP-binding protein, with product MGRPGSPTDGGVLRRSVLAQRGRIAATSALFIGHQAGEALVPLLIGVVLDQAITTGDAGALAFWLAVLAVDFLLLSSCYRFGARVGLLAGVRADRVLRLALAARVLDGRGGADADLPPGALVSIATADVRRTAMVNYLLPHGIAAVVGVVVAGVALLTVSLPLGLLILLGTPPVMLLVRALSGPLERRAAAQQEQAAQAAGVGTDLVRGVRVVKGLGAERAGVSRYRAVSRASLAATLHTSRAEAGYSGAVIAVNGVFLAVVALVGGGLAAAGEITAGNLVSAVGLAQFLLGPLGTLGEITASVAAGRASATRIAKVLDAPPAVTGGGAGLGAVAGRVGLTGVTGGRLAGLELTVEPGELVCVVTADPGEAMALRRFLGREADPEEGRLTLDGTPLTDIAPDALRTAVLVSPHDADLFEGTVQDNILAGGSGDVSAAVRAAQVDRMAAALPDGLATAVTERGRSLSGGQRQRVALARALHADPPVLVLHDPTTAVDAVTEAAIAAGLRDVRAGRTTIVLCSSPALLAVADRVVYVERGTVTASGEHAGLLRDHEGYRELILS from the coding sequence GTGGGCCGACCTGGTTCTCCGACCGACGGCGGGGTGTTGCGCCGGTCGGTGCTCGCCCAGCGGGGGCGGATCGCCGCGACCTCGGCGCTGTTCATCGGCCACCAGGCCGGTGAGGCGCTGGTGCCGTTGCTGATCGGCGTGGTGCTGGACCAGGCGATCACCACGGGCGACGCGGGCGCGCTGGCGTTCTGGCTGGCTGTGCTGGCGGTCGACTTCCTGCTGCTGTCCTCGTGCTACCGGTTCGGTGCGCGGGTCGGGCTGCTGGCCGGCGTGCGCGCGGACCGCGTGCTGCGGTTGGCGTTGGCCGCGCGGGTGCTGGACGGTCGCGGCGGCGCGGACGCCGACCTGCCGCCGGGCGCGCTGGTGAGCATCGCCACGGCGGACGTGCGGCGGACGGCGATGGTCAACTACCTGCTGCCGCACGGCATCGCGGCCGTGGTCGGCGTCGTGGTGGCCGGTGTCGCGCTGCTCACCGTCTCGCTCCCGCTGGGGCTGCTGATCCTGCTGGGCACCCCGCCGGTGATGCTGCTGGTGCGGGCGTTGAGCGGTCCGCTGGAGCGGCGCGCGGCGGCGCAGCAGGAGCAGGCGGCGCAGGCCGCCGGTGTCGGCACCGACCTCGTGCGCGGGGTGCGGGTGGTCAAGGGGCTGGGCGCGGAGCGGGCCGGGGTGTCCCGGTACCGGGCGGTGAGCCGGGCGTCGCTGGCCGCCACCCTGCACACCAGCCGGGCCGAGGCGGGCTACTCGGGCGCGGTGATCGCGGTGAACGGGGTGTTCCTGGCGGTGGTGGCGCTGGTCGGCGGCGGGCTCGCCGCGGCCGGCGAGATCACCGCGGGCAACCTGGTCTCGGCGGTCGGCCTGGCGCAGTTCCTGCTGGGGCCGTTGGGGACGCTGGGCGAGATCACCGCGTCGGTCGCGGCCGGGCGCGCCTCCGCCACCCGGATCGCCAAGGTGCTCGACGCGCCGCCGGCCGTGACCGGCGGTGGTGCCGGGCTCGGCGCGGTGGCCGGGCGGGTCGGGCTGACCGGCGTGACGGGCGGCCGGCTGGCCGGGCTGGAGCTGACCGTCGAGCCGGGCGAGCTGGTCTGCGTGGTGACCGCCGACCCGGGCGAGGCGATGGCGCTGCGCCGGTTCCTGGGCCGCGAGGCCGACCCCGAGGAGGGCCGGCTCACGCTCGACGGGACGCCGCTGACCGACATCGCGCCGGACGCGCTGCGCACGGCGGTGCTGGTGTCGCCGCACGACGCGGACCTGTTCGAGGGCACCGTTCAGGACAACATCCTGGCCGGCGGCAGCGGCGACGTGAGCGCGGCGGTGCGGGCCGCCCAGGTGGACCGGATGGCCGCCGCCCTCCCGGACGGGTTGGCCACGGCGGTCACCGAGCGCGGCCGGTCGCTGTCGGGCGGGCAGCGGCAGCGCGTCGCGCTGGCCCGCGCCCTGCACGCCGATCCCCCGGTGCTCGTGCTGCACGACCCGACCACGGCCGTGGACGCGGTCACCGAGGCCGCCATCGCCGCCGGGCTGCGCGACGTGCGCGCCGGGCGCACCACGATCGTCCTGTGCAGCAGCCCCGCGCTGCTCGCCGTCGCCGACCGGGTCGTCTACGTCGAACGCGGCACCGTCACGGCGTCCGGTGAGCACGCCGGGCTGTTGCGTGACCACGAGGGCTACCGGGAGCTGATCCTGTCGTGA
- a CDS encoding calcium:proton antiporter, with amino-acid sequence MIAVSRLRQVSWTEVVPVLGAVVLALAWGRDLGAVLVTIVAIVLAGTVLSAVHHAEVVAHRVGEPFGSLVLAVAVTVIEVALIVTMMISGGPDTASLARDTVFAAVMITTNGIVGLSLLVGAFRYGVTLFNPEGSGAALATVATLATLCLVLPTFTASTPGPEFSTSQLAFAAVASIALYATFVLTQTVRHRDFFLPVTADGEPDAEEHASPPSTKETWISLALLMVALVVVVGLAKVESPAIEAGVKAAGFPPSFVGVVIALLVLLPETLAAGRAARRDRVQISLNLGYGSAMASIGLTIPAIALASVWLDGPLVLGLGPTQMVLLALTVLVSVLTVVPGRATRMQGSVHLVLLAAFLFLAINP; translated from the coding sequence ATGATCGCCGTGTCTCGCCTGCGTCAGGTGTCCTGGACCGAAGTGGTACCGGTGTTGGGTGCGGTGGTGCTGGCGCTGGCCTGGGGACGGGACCTCGGGGCGGTCCTGGTCACCATCGTCGCCATCGTGCTCGCGGGCACCGTGCTCTCCGCCGTGCACCACGCCGAGGTCGTCGCGCACCGCGTCGGCGAGCCGTTCGGGTCGCTGGTGCTCGCGGTCGCCGTCACGGTGATCGAGGTCGCGCTGATCGTCACGATGATGATCTCCGGCGGGCCGGACACGGCGTCGCTGGCGCGCGACACGGTGTTCGCCGCGGTCATGATCACGACCAACGGCATCGTCGGCCTCTCGCTGCTGGTCGGCGCGTTCCGCTACGGCGTGACGCTGTTCAACCCGGAGGGCAGCGGCGCGGCGCTGGCCACCGTGGCGACCCTGGCCACGCTGTGCCTGGTGCTGCCGACCTTCACCGCCAGCACGCCGGGACCGGAGTTCTCCACCTCGCAGCTCGCCTTCGCGGCGGTGGCCTCGATCGCCCTGTACGCGACGTTCGTGCTGACCCAGACCGTGCGCCACCGCGACTTCTTCCTCCCGGTCACCGCCGACGGCGAGCCCGATGCCGAGGAGCACGCGTCGCCGCCGTCGACCAAGGAGACCTGGATCAGCCTGGCGCTGCTGATGGTCGCGCTCGTGGTCGTGGTGGGGCTGGCCAAGGTCGAGTCGCCGGCGATCGAGGCCGGGGTGAAGGCGGCCGGGTTCCCGCCGTCGTTCGTGGGCGTGGTGATCGCGCTGCTGGTCCTGCTGCCCGAGACGCTCGCGGCCGGCCGCGCCGCCCGCCGCGACCGGGTCCAGATCAGCCTCAACCTGGGCTACGGCTCGGCGATGGCCAGCATCGGCTTGACGATCCCGGCCATCGCGCTCGCCTCGGTGTGGCTGGACGGCCCGCTGGTGCTCGGCCTCGGGCCGACCCAGATGGTGCTGCTCGCGCTCACCGTCCTGGTCAGCGTCCTGACCGTGGTGCCCGGTCGGGCGACCCGGATGCAGGGCAGCGTCCACCTGGTGCTGCTCGCGGCGTTCCTGTTCCTCGCCATCAACCCCTGA
- a CDS encoding TetR/AcrR family transcriptional regulator, whose product MTEGTTAGRMASAALAILLDEGAQAVTMRRVAADVGVTPMATYRHYPNREALLRTAVDNAVAELTREWGRGHEGLDFPARLDRLTDDFLDFALGKPHLYRYVVTERREEARRFPEDFRTGGSPSFRPVFEAVEQAVRAGVLRADDPLETTLALTTPVMGLVQLYHGDRISMSANDFRALCKRTTGRVLDGLRP is encoded by the coding sequence ATGACGGAGGGGACGACCGCCGGGCGCATGGCGTCGGCGGCACTGGCGATCCTGCTGGACGAGGGCGCGCAGGCGGTGACGATGCGCCGGGTGGCGGCCGACGTCGGCGTGACGCCGATGGCCACCTACCGCCACTACCCCAACCGCGAGGCCCTGCTGCGCACCGCCGTGGACAACGCCGTCGCGGAACTCACCCGGGAGTGGGGCCGGGGCCACGAGGGGCTGGACTTCCCCGCGCGGCTCGACCGGCTGACCGACGACTTCCTGGACTTCGCGCTCGGCAAGCCGCACCTGTACCGGTACGTGGTCACCGAGCGCCGCGAGGAGGCACGGCGGTTCCCGGAGGACTTCCGCACCGGCGGGTCGCCGTCGTTCCGGCCGGTGTTCGAGGCCGTCGAGCAGGCCGTGCGGGCCGGCGTGCTGCGCGCCGACGACCCGCTGGAGACCACGCTCGCCCTCACCACCCCGGTGATGGGCCTGGTGCAGCTCTACCACGGCGACCGGATCTCCATGTCCGCCAACGACTTCCGGGCGCTGTGCAAGCGGACGACCGGGAGGGTGCTCGATGGGTTGCGACCGTGA
- a CDS encoding peptidylprolyl isomerase, with amino-acid sequence MGRYAASAVILLTALLGVATPTAGAAPAQPRPVKHCAFTPTPDNPPAKPVRPPRATAPTKGSATTVLHTNYGTVVIRLDRSVAACAAHNFEHLVRNLFYHNTQCFRLTNSARLGVLQCGDIHRAEEGGPGYKFDDEVTGSETYPRGTVAMGNQGPGTNGSEFFIVHSHANISPVYSVFGHVVHGMDTLDRIVAAGITGDTQDGLPKRPVRIHWAFTLPV; translated from the coding sequence ATGGGAAGGTATGCCGCATCCGCAGTCATCCTGCTGACCGCACTCCTCGGCGTCGCGACACCGACGGCGGGCGCCGCCCCGGCGCAGCCCCGACCGGTGAAGCACTGCGCGTTCACCCCGACCCCGGACAACCCGCCCGCCAAGCCGGTCCGCCCGCCGCGGGCCACCGCGCCGACCAAGGGCTCCGCGACCACCGTGCTGCACACCAATTACGGCACGGTCGTGATCCGGCTGGACCGGTCGGTCGCCGCCTGCGCCGCGCACAACTTCGAGCACCTCGTGCGCAACCTCTTCTACCACAACACCCAGTGCTTCCGGCTCACGAACTCGGCGCGCCTGGGCGTGTTGCAGTGCGGTGACATCCACCGGGCGGAGGAAGGCGGCCCCGGCTACAAGTTCGACGACGAGGTGACGGGGTCCGAGACCTACCCGCGCGGCACCGTCGCGATGGGCAACCAGGGGCCGGGCACCAACGGCAGCGAGTTCTTCATCGTCCACTCGCACGCCAACATCTCCCCGGTGTACAGCGTGTTCGGCCACGTCGTGCACGGGATGGACACCCTGGACCGGATCGTCGCGGCCGGCATCACCGGCGACACCCAGGACGGCCTGCCCAAGCGCCCCGTCCGGATCCACTGGGCGTTCACCCTGCCCGTCTGA